The genomic region TGCTTGATGCTAGCTAATTGATCTTGCGTTAAATACCCATAAGGTAAAACAGACGCTAAGATATAAATGGCTAGTAAACTCACTAATCCTAAAATTGTTGCTTTACCAGCATCAGACTTCTTTTCCGCCCGCGCCGATAACATTGAAGCGCCTTCGATACCGACAAAGACCCACATCATAACCATCATACAGTTCTTGATTTGGCTCATCACATCGCCGGCAACAAAGCTACTACTCATATTATTCCAAAATGCTTGTGTGAAAAGATGACCTTTAAATAACACAATCCCAAAAATAATGAAGACAAATAGTGGAATCAATTTACAAATTGTTACCAATGTATTGATCGCAGCTGCGCCTTCTACCCCGCGATTAACAAAATATGTTAAGCTCCACGATAAAACACTGGCAACTAAGATTGAGGGTAAGTTCTGCCCTGATTTAAAAATCGGGAAGAAATAACCCAACGCACTCATTAAAATTGTCGCAAAAGCTACGTTCCCCAACCATGCTGACAACCAATAACCCCAGCCACTAATGAAGCCGGCAAAGGGGCCAAAGCCCTTTTCAGCGTAAGAGAAAATCCCTTCTAGTTCAGGTTCTTTCATCAATAAATTATTCAAGGATAATGCCAGCATTAAAATCCCAAAGCCGACAATCACCCATGCGATTAACACTGGGCCCGGTGCGGATGCACTCGCTAAATCAGATGTTAATCCGAAGACCCCACTACCAATAGATGAACTAATAACCAATGCAATTAATGCCAATAAGCCAATTTTTTTTGCTGGTTTTTCTTCCGTCATTTTAAACCACTCCTAAATTGCGTCACTCAATTATTAATAGGTTCTGAGCGCTTTTGATAATTCGGCCAACCCTTTTTTCAGAGTTGCTTCTGGTGCACAATACCCTAATCTTGCATGTCCGGGAATTTCAAAACGCTTGCCGGGCACTAATAAGACGCCGTATTCTTTTAATAAATATTTGCAAAATGCTTCATCGTCTTCAATCTCTTTGAAATGAATAAACGATGTTGATACTGATTCTGGATAGACCACATCAACGAGTGGTTCTTGTGCAACCCACGCTTTAAAAATCTCAAGATTGTGTTGAACAAGCGCCCGATTACGGGCTAAAACCTGCTTGCGATTCTGTAATACATAAACCGCTAACTGATCACTGAAAACACCGGCACAAATCATGGTGTAATCACGATATTTTCTAAACAAATCGGTTAATGTTTCGTTAGCGACAAGCCAACCAACCCGAATACCAGGGACTGAATAGGTCTTCGATAAACTATTGGTCGCAATGCCCAATTCATATAAATCAGCAATCGAAGTTGTTTGTTAGCCTTCACCTAATGGTAAATAAACTTCATCCACAAGGACGTATGCGCCCACCGTTCGTGCCACTTCAACGATTGCTTGCATCAGTTCAGTCGAAATGACCGTCCCAGTTGGATTATTAGCATTGTTCAAACAAATCAATTTGGTTTCTGGTCTAATTAACTTTTTCAGTTCAGCAATATCTGGTACCCAATTATTGTCCTCATCCAACTGCCAATACGAAACGGTTGCCCCAATTGAGATGGGAATTTCGTAGAGTTGTTGATAAGTCGGAAACATGGTAATCACGTGATTGCCCGGTTTCACTAAGGCATAGAGCGCTAATAAATTGGCACCGGTCGCCCCGTTAGTTTGCAACACCTGATTACTGTTGACCGTTTGATACAATTCACTAACAGCTTGCTTAAAGGCCTCTGAACCCTCAATCGCACCATAATTCATCTTTTGTTGCGCTAAGTCTTGATAAAATTGTGTCCCGTTATCAGGCGAGAGGGCCATCAATTCTGACATGGTCATTGAGGCAATCGTACTTTGCGCGATATCCAAAGTCGCTTGTGTTTCGTACACGTTTAACCACTCTTCAACGCCGAAATTTGCAATTTCCATTAGCTTAGCCTCTATTTCGTAATAATTGTCCCGGCATCATGTGCCAATAAATTCTTCACGTTATCAAGGGAAGTAATGATGGCCTTACTATCAGGACGATTATTAACGTATTCGATTGCGGCTTGAATCTTAGGTAACATGCTGCCTTTAGCGAATTGATCGTCTTTGATGTAATCTTCTAATTCAGCGACTGAGACGTTGGTTAATTTCTTTTGATCTGGCTTGTTGAAGTTAACGTAGACGTTATCCACAGCTGTTAAAATAATTAACATGTCTGCACCCACTAATTCCGCTAATTTTTCTGAAGCGAAATCTTTATCGATTACGGCTTCAACCCCGCGGAGCTTGTTGCCTTCTTTCGCAACTGGCACACCACCGCCGCCGGCTGAAATCGTGATCACGTTACCTTCAACTAATTTTTGAATAACGGGTGCTTCTTGAATACCAATTGGCCGTGGTGAAGGGACTACTCGCCGCCAGCCACGTCCGGCATCTTCAACAAAGTGTGCTTCTGGGTTGATACTTTGTTGTTTCTTAGCTTCTGCTTCGCTATAGAAAGGTCCGATTGGTTTCGTTGGGTTTTGGAAAGCTTCATCTTTAGCATCAACAATCGTTTGAGTTACGATTGTGGCAACATCTAAAGCCAAGCCTTCTTCTGCTAAAACTTCGTTAAAAGCATTTTGCATCCAGTAACCAATTTCGCCTTGTGACATCGCACCGACCGTATCTAATGGCATTGCTGGTGTCTTTTCAGAATCGCTAGCAGCTTGTTGAATCAACAAGTTACCGACTTGAGGCCCATTACCATGCGAAATAATGAGTTGGTCGCCTTGTTTTACGAATGCAACTAATTGTTTAACCGTTTCCTTAACGGCTTTGATTTGAGCGTTTGCTGAGGCATCAGTTGATAAAATAGCATTGCCACCTAATGCAACGACGATTTTACGTTTTGTCATAATCCTGTCCTACTTTCTGTTAATTAATTGTGGTTTCAATTAAAAAAGGAGCCGGGACAAAACAAAGTTTTGTTTTCCAGCCCCTTTCTACAATCTAGTTATGCTTGAGGTATGAATAAGTTGCCTAATGTTGCTGCCATGATTGCTTTGATTGAGTGCATTCTGTTTTCAGCTTCTTCAAATTGACGGGCATATTTGCTTCTGAATGCTTCGTCAGTAATTTCCATTTCTTGAATACCGAATTGTTCGTCAATCTTCTTACCATATTCAGTTTCAATATCATGGAAAGCTGGTAAACAGTGCATGATAATCATGTTTTCGTTACCGGTCTTCTTAACCATGTCCATGTTGATTTGGTATGGTTTCAACAAGTTAACCCGTTCTTCAAACTTATCTTCTTCACCCATTGAAACCCAAACGTCTGTGTATAAAACATCTGAGCCTTTAACACCAGCGTCAACGTCTGAAGTAATCATATTCTTGCTGCCTGTTTCTTTAGCGTAACCTTCAGCTAAATCACGGACTTCTTGTGTTGGTTGTAATGAATCTGGGGCAACGATGTGGATATTTACACCTAACATTGAACCTGTTACTAACAAGCTGTTAGCCATGTTGTTACGGCCATCACCAACATAAGTTAATGTCACACCTTTTAATTTGCCGAAGTTTTCTTTAACTGTCATAAAGTCGGCGATCATTTGTGTTGGATGCCATTCGTCAGTTAAACCATTCCATACAGGAACACCTGAATATTTAGCTAAGTCTTCAACCACTTTTTGGCTAAAGCCACGGAATTCAATGCCGTCAAACATGCTTCCTAATACTTTGGCTGTATCTTCAACTGATTCTTTTTTACCAAGTTGAATATCATTTTTACCTAAGAATTCTGGGTGAGCCCCTAGGTCAATGGCAGCTGTTGTAAAAGCAGCACGCGTTCTGGTTGAATTTTTTTCAAATAGTAAGGCAATGTTCTTACCTTCTAGATAGTGATGTGGAATCCCTTTTTTCTTTAAATCCTTCAAATGTAATGAGAAATCGATTAAGTATTCGAGTTCTGATTTAGTAAAATCTTTTTCTGCTAATAAACTTCTGCCTTGAAATACGCTGTTTGTCATGTTGATCAACCTCGTTTTTTATTGTTTATTTTTTTAAGTCTTCTCTTACAAGTGGCATACTCATACAACGTGGACCCCCACGACCGCGTGATAATTCACTTGATGGGACTTCGATCACTTTAATGCCATATTGACGTAAGTTTTCGTTTGAAACATAGTTGCGATCATAAGTGACAACAACGCCAGGTGCGATTGCTAATGTGTTAGAACCGTCATTCCATTGTTCACGAGGGGCAACAACTGCATCGCCGCCACCACATGGGATTAAGGTTAATTCAGGCACTTCCAAAGCATCGCGGAGAACTTTTTCAAGATCTGTTTGATGTGTAATCTTGATTTCATCGTTATTGCCTGGTTCTAAGATATAAGTGTCAACCATGCCGCCAGCACCTTGGATGCCTGGATGAATGGTGAACTTATCATAATCAATCATGGTGAAGACTGTATCTAAATGCATCATGGCATGATTATGTGGAATCTTAATTGCTAAGATTTTTTCAAAGCCACTGTGGTTAGCGAATAATACCTTGGCAAGTTCTTCAATTGATTGTGCGGAAGTCCGTTGTGAAATCCCAATTGCAAGCACTTTATCGCTCAAGATTAATTCGTCGCCGCCTTCCATGCGGTCAATGTGATCGCGGTCGCGCCAAACTTGTGCGCCTTGGTTGGCAAAACGAGGATGATGTTGCATGATGACTTCCATGAACATTGATTCTCTTTGGCGAGCTTCAAAAGTCATTTTATTAATTGTTAAGCCATCCCCCATTGATGCGGCAGGATCGCGTGTGAAGTATAGGTTAGGCATTGGATCCATATAGAATGGATAGTCATCATCAGCACTAACGTCAATCAATGCCTTTGATTTAATATCGATTTCGTTGGTCCGAACCCCAGCCATGATTTTTTCAACCATGTCTAACGTTGCCATACTAATTAAGTAGTCTTTTAAGGCTGCTTGAACTTGTGGTGATTTGATGTGTGATTCGTTCAACATCTTATCAAGGAAAGCTTCCTTAACGTCACCAGCATCGATTGCTTCGGCAGCGAGGTTTTCTAAGTAAAGCACTTCAACACCATTGTCACGTAATGTTTGTGCAAATTGATCGTGTTCTTTTTGGATTGTTGGTAAATAAGGAATATCATCAAACAATAAACGATACATAATGTCAGGTGTAATGTTTTCGACTTCTTTACCTGGCCGTTTTAGTAAGACCGTCTTAAGTTTTCCGATTTCGGAATTTACATGAATTGGACTTGTCATTTAAAACTACCTCCTTTGTTTACAAGACCTACTATAGTCGCGATGGTAATCGCTTTCAGGGGGATTCTTACACTTTTAATGTTAGCAATTTCACGTTTTATAACCAGAATCCTATCGCACCAATTGATAACGCTTACTTTAAAAACATAAAAAAAACTAAGATACCTGAGTATCTTAGTTTCGTTTGGACAATTTAATTTTAAACTTTATTTTAAAACGAGTTGGTAAGCAAAGCGTTTAGGTGACGGATCATCAGCAATCAAGATATCGCCACAGTAAGTAAAGCCCGCCTTTTGAATGACGTGTTGCATGGCTAAATTATCGGGATGCGTATCGATTCTAACATCGTGCGCGCCGTCAATACTGGCGGCCGTAATTAATAACGTCATAAACTGATGGGCCAAATGTTGGCCGCGAACTGAACCATCTAAGGCTATCCGGTGAATTGAATAATAGGGATGATTAGAAGCAACCGATTGCCAGTCACCATTCGTGATTGCACTGTAGCCGTCATCAACTGTATCGACAATTGATGCGACGCCAACAATCGTATCATCCTTAATTAAGATATAACAATATTCTTGGCGAATATCATTTTCAAACTGACTTTCACTAGGATCGCCAGCTTGCCACTGGTTAACACCCCGTTCTTTTAACGCGGCTTTAGCACCATCGATAATTGCTGAAATTCGTGGTAAATCAGAAAAAGCGGCTTTTCTTAAATACATCAATGCTCACACCTCGATTACATAATTTATTTAACAAACATGGCATCGCCAAAGCTAAAGAAACGATAACGTTCATCAACAGCATGTTGATAAGCGTTTAAGATGTTTTCGCGGCCAGTAAATGAAGCCACTAACATCACTAAGGTTGATTTTGGTAAATGGAAGTTCGTGATAAAAGCGTCAACGGCTTTCCATTGGTAACCAGGTTTGATGAAGATTTCTGTCCAACCACTATCAGCTTTGATTTCGCCATCAAACTTCGTTGCAATTGTTTCTAATGTCCGAATGCTGGTTGTCCCAGTCGCTACAATCCGACCACCATTTTGTTTGACTTCGTTCAACGTTGCAGCAGCTTCTTCTGTTAAACGATAGAATTCGCTGTGCATCTTGTGATCTTCAACGTTGTCTTCTGAAACAGGGCGGAAAGTCCCTAGACCAACGTGCAATGTTAAGTAAACCAATTTGATGCCTTTATCTTGCACCTTTTGTAAAAGTTCTTCTGTCCAATGGAAACCGGCTGTTGGTGCAGCGGCTGAACCTGGTTCCTTAGCATAAACTGTTTGATACATTTCTGGATCATCTAATTTTTCCTTGATGTATGGTGGCAATGGCATTTCGCCTAAAGCTTCTAGAATTTGCATGAAGATGCCGTCGTATTTAAATTCGATCATCCGACCGCCATGTTCAAGTTCCTTAGTGACAATGGCTCTTAATTGGCCATCACCAAAGACAACTTCAGTCCCCACTTTAGCCCGTTTAGCAGGCTTCATTAAAACTTCCCATTCATCGTCATGCGTATTGTTTAATAACAAGACTTCTTCATGACCACCAGTATCAGGTTTAACACCGTATAAACGTGCTGGTAAAACACGCGTGTTGTTCATGACAACTGCATCGCCAGGGTTTAATTCGTCAATAATATCGTAGAAAACCTTGTCTTCTAAAGCACCAGTTTCGTGATCCATCACTAATAAACGTGATGCTGCTCTTTCAATCATTGGTGTTTGTGCAATTAATTCTTCTGGTAAATTGTAATCAAAATCTTCTGTGGATACCATGTGGTTACCTCTTTCTATTTTTCTGGATAAGGCATGCCTAAATGGGCATAACCAGCCGGCGTTACCAGCCGGCCTCTTTGCGTTCGTTTTAAAAAGCCAATTTGCAGTAAATAAGGCTCGTAAACTTCTTCAATTGTTTCGTTTTCTTCACCAATATTGGCGGCAATGGTTTTTAAACCGACTGGTCCGCCTTGATAATAATCAATCATCATCTGGAGGATTTTGCGATCGACACCGTCTAAGCCCCGAATATCAACTTGCAGCTGACTTAATGCGTGATCAGCAATCGCCTGATCAATCGTATTTTGGTCAGCCACTTGTGCGTAATCTCGAGTTCGTTTCAACAACCGATTGGCAATCCGCGGCGTCCCTCGCGAGCGACGTGCGATTTCTAACGCACCATCTGGCACAATCGACATATTAAAGACGCCGGCTGAGCGTTGCACAATGTCCATCAAATCAGCCTCCGTGTAATAAGCCATGTGTTCCACAATCCCGAAACGATCTCGCAATGGCGCAGACAATAAGCCCGCCCGCGTCGTCGCGCCAATCAATGTGAACGGTGGTAATGGAAAATGGACGGGATGTGCGGTGGGCCCTTGACCAACCACAATATCGATGTAGAAATCTTCCATCGCTGAATAAAGTAATTCTTCAACCATCTTAGGTAAGCGATGAATTTCATCAATAAATAAAACATCCCCAGGTTGTAACTCGTTTAATAACGCCACTAAATCCCCAGGCCGCTCAATTGCAGGACCACTCGTCGTTCGAATCTGGACTTGCAACTCGTTGGCAATCACCATCGCTAACGTGGTTTTCCCCAAACCTGGTGGGCCATAAAGTAAAACGTGATCGAGGGACTCTTCCCGTTTTTTGGCCGCTTCAATATAGACCGCTAATTCATTTTTAACCCGATCTTGACCGATATATTGTGCAAGGACTTGTGGCCGCAATGTTTTTTCAATGCTTGCTTCAGCAAAATCATCGTTTTCGGCTGAAACAATTCGCTCATCTGCCATTTAAAGTCCTCCTTATTTCTTCATCAATAACCGCAAACCTTCTCTGAGATATTGATCAGTTGTTTGCGCTGCAAAATCAGTTAACTTAGGCGTAATCGCTTTGACTTCCCGTGCGGAATAACCAAGCGCACTCAAGGCCGCTAGTGCATCACTTAATTCAGGTGAATCGCCTTGGCTGCCTAAATCAATTGCCGTTTGGCCGACTAACGTTGCGCTTTGTTCTAGATCACCTAACTTACCTTTAAGATCTAAGGCAATCTGTTGGGCCGTCTTCTTCCCGACGCCTGGGAACTTCGTTAAGTACCCAATATCATCGTTCATAATCGCCTGAATTAAGCCAGAATGATCACTGTTAGCCAAAATTGCCAAGGCACTTTTGGGACCAATTCCGGAAACACTGATTAATTTTTGGAAAAGTTGTTTTTCATCTAAGTCGTAAAAACCAAAAAGCGTAATATCAGTATCGCGTACCGCTTGGTGGACATAAATTTGAACCACTTCGCTCATCGATTCCGTATACCGATATGGGTTGGCAACTTGTAATTGATAGCCAATTCCTTGGACTTCCAAAACAACGTAATACGGATTAACCGCCGTCACTAAACCCTTTAAATATTCATACATAATCTAACCTACTTTACGAGAACATATATTTGCTTGCTAAATTGTACCATAAATACAGAGTGTGATTCAAAACGATTTGGCTAAGAGTGCTCTTCACACCGGGTAACTTCCGAGCATTTGCTTAACTTGGCGAATTAACGATGCAATCGTTGATTTGACAAGTGTCGGCAAAGCACAGGAAGTTGGTGTGAAGAGCACGTTTCATCAAAATTGGGATCAGGCCCATCATACTCGGTCCCAATCCCAATGATTAATATTCTCGTATTTTTGGTGGTTGATAAGTCACAATAAACGTCGCCATTTCAGTTAAAGAATCGGTAAACAAGTATTTTTCAAAATCGCCTTGTGTTAAAAAGCCTTCTTCAACCATGTGGGCTAAGAATTGTTGTAATAAATCATAATAACCCGCTACGTTGTAGAAAATGCAGGGGCCATCTTGCTGGCCAATTCGCGCCCACGAAATCACTTCGCTCATTTCTTCTAACGTACCTGGTCCACCGGGTAAAGCGATGAAGACATCGGCTAATTCAATCATTTTTGATTTCCGTTCGGCCATATTGTCAACCATCACCAAATCGCTTAAGCCAGCATGCGCTGGTTCTCGTTGATTTAAGAATTCAGGCATCACACCGATTACCCGACCACCGTTTTCTAAAACGGTATCGGCAATCGTACCCATCAAGCCAACCCGACTCCCACCATAAATTAATTGATCTTGTCGTTTGACTAACCAATGGCCTAAATCGCTGGCGGCCTGTGTATAAACCGGGCGACGGCCACTGCT from Latilactobacillus sakei subsp. sakei DSM 20017 = JCM 1157 harbors:
- the ruvA gene encoding Holliday junction branch migration protein RuvA; this translates as MYEYLKGLVTAVNPYYVVLEVQGIGYQLQVANPYRYTESMSEVVQIYVHQAVRDTDITLFGFYDLDEKQLFQKLISVSGIGPKSALAILANSDHSGLIQAIMNDDIGYLTKFPGVGKKTAQQIALDLKGKLGDLEQSATLVGQTAIDLGSQGDSPELSDALAALSALGYSAREVKAITPKLTDFAAQTTDQYLREGLRLLMKK
- the arcC gene encoding carbamate kinase, whose amino-acid sequence is MTKRKIVVALGGNAILSTDASANAQIKAVKETVKQLVAFVKQGDQLIISHGNGPQVGNLLIQQAASDSEKTPAMPLDTVGAMSQGEIGYWMQNAFNEVLAEEGLALDVATIVTQTIVDAKDEAFQNPTKPIGPFYSEAEAKKQQSINPEAHFVEDAGRGWRRVVPSPRPIGIQEAPVIQKLVEGNVITISAGGGGVPVAKEGNKLRGVEAVIDKDFASEKLAELVGADMLIILTAVDNVYVNFNKPDQKKLTNVSVAELEDYIKDDQFAKGSMLPKIQAAIEYVNNRPDSKAIITSLDNVKNLLAHDAGTIITK
- the argF gene encoding ornithine carbamoyltransferase, which encodes MTNSVFQGRSLLAEKDFTKSELEYLIDFSLHLKDLKKKGIPHHYLEGKNIALLFEKNSTRTRAAFTTAAIDLGAHPEFLGKNDIQLGKKESVEDTAKVLGSMFDGIEFRGFSQKVVEDLAKYSGVPVWNGLTDEWHPTQMIADFMTVKENFGKLKGVTLTYVGDGRNNMANSLLVTGSMLGVNIHIVAPDSLQPTQEVRDLAEGYAKETGSKNMITSDVDAGVKGSDVLYTDVWVSMGEEDKFEERVNLLKPYQINMDMVKKTGNENMIIMHCLPAFHDIETEYGKKIDEQFGIQEMEITDEAFRSKYARQFEEAENRMHSIKAIMAATLGNLFIPQA
- a CDS encoding LOG family protein; this encodes MMNVAVFCGASSGRRPVYTQAASDLGHWLVKRQDQLIYGGSRVGLMGTIADTVLENGGRVIGVMPEFLNQREPAHAGLSDLVMVDNMAERKSKMIELADVFIALPGGPGTLEEMSEVISWARIGQQDGPCIFYNVAGYYDLLQQFLAHMVEEGFLTQGDFEKYLFTDSLTEMATFIVTYQPPKIREY
- a CDS encoding GNAT family N-acetyltransferase yields the protein MYLRKAAFSDLPRISAIIDGAKAALKERGVNQWQAGDPSESQFENDIRQEYCYILIKDDTIVGVASIVDTVDDGYSAITNGDWQSVASNHPYYSIHRIALDGSVRGQHLAHQFMTLLITAASIDGAHDVRIDTHPDNLAMQHVIQKAGFTYCGDILIADDPSPKRFAYQLVLK
- the arcD gene encoding arginine-ornithine antiporter, encoding MTEEKPAKKIGLLALIALVISSSIGSGVFGLTSDLASASAPGPVLIAWVIVGFGILMLALSLNNLLMKEPELEGIFSYAEKGFGPFAGFISGWGYWLSAWLGNVAFATILMSALGYFFPIFKSGQNLPSILVASVLSWSLTYFVNRGVEGAAAINTLVTICKLIPLFVFIIFGIVLFKGHLFTQAFWNNMSSSFVAGDVMSQIKNCMMVMMWVFVGIEGASMLSARAEKKSDAGKATILGLVSLLAIYILASVLPYGYLTQDQLASIKQPAMLYIFEQMVGTWGGYFIGVGLIISILGAWLSWTMLPAETMLLMAKQNLLPAYFGRVNKKKAPTFALVVTAGLIQVFLFTLLFTTKAYNFAYSLCTASIIVCYMLVAAYQIKYSWAHLQEKGNRQQLLIGVLALLFEIAGILMAGVSYLLLCFIAYIPGIYFYGRARKNNGHQHFLSKGEWLITTIIVIGAIIGIWLVVSGKIVI
- the queA gene encoding tRNA preQ1(34) S-adenosylmethionine ribosyltransferase-isomerase QueA, with the protein product MVSTEDFDYNLPEELIAQTPMIERAASRLLVMDHETGALEDKVFYDIIDELNPGDAVVMNNTRVLPARLYGVKPDTGGHEEVLLLNNTHDDEWEVLMKPAKRAKVGTEVVFGDGQLRAIVTKELEHGGRMIEFKYDGIFMQILEALGEMPLPPYIKEKLDDPEMYQTVYAKEPGSAAAPTAGFHWTEELLQKVQDKGIKLVYLTLHVGLGTFRPVSEDNVEDHKMHSEFYRLTEEAAATLNEVKQNGGRIVATGTTSIRTLETIATKFDGEIKADSGWTEIFIKPGYQWKAVDAFITNFHLPKSTLVMLVASFTGRENILNAYQHAVDERYRFFSFGDAMFVK
- the ruvB gene encoding Holliday junction branch migration DNA helicase RuvB, which encodes MADERIVSAENDDFAEASIEKTLRPQVLAQYIGQDRVKNELAVYIEAAKKREESLDHVLLYGPPGLGKTTLAMVIANELQVQIRTTSGPAIERPGDLVALLNELQPGDVLFIDEIHRLPKMVEELLYSAMEDFYIDIVVGQGPTAHPVHFPLPPFTLIGATTRAGLLSAPLRDRFGIVEHMAYYTEADLMDIVQRSAGVFNMSIVPDGALEIARRSRGTPRIANRLLKRTRDYAQVADQNTIDQAIADHALSQLQVDIRGLDGVDRKILQMMIDYYQGGPVGLKTIAANIGEENETIEEVYEPYLLQIGFLKRTQRGRLVTPAGYAHLGMPYPEK
- the arcA gene encoding arginine deiminase → MTSPIHVNSEIGKLKTVLLKRPGKEVENITPDIMYRLLFDDIPYLPTIQKEHDQFAQTLRDNGVEVLYLENLAAEAIDAGDVKEAFLDKMLNESHIKSPQVQAALKDYLISMATLDMVEKIMAGVRTNEIDIKSKALIDVSADDDYPFYMDPMPNLYFTRDPAASMGDGLTINKMTFEARQRESMFMEVIMQHHPRFANQGAQVWRDRDHIDRMEGGDELILSDKVLAIGISQRTSAQSIEELAKVLFANHSGFEKILAIKIPHNHAMMHLDTVFTMIDYDKFTIHPGIQGAGGMVDTYILEPGNNDEIKITHQTDLEKVLRDALEVPELTLIPCGGGDAVVAPREQWNDGSNTLAIAPGVVVTYDRNYVSNENLRQYGIKVIEVPSSELSRGRGGPRCMSMPLVREDLKK